A single Tuberibacillus sp. Marseille-P3662 DNA region contains:
- a CDS encoding tetratricopeptide repeat protein, with amino-acid sequence MNEIDTAIAHVQNGDYEKGMAILKQVAQTADDDTLFNIAQLYFEWGRIPEAKDILERLLVKHPYDSNLVLFKAEIEIDDDKEEEAIDLLTKIHELDENYLSAQLLLADLYQLQGLEEAAESRLKKAYKMAPNNPVLSYALGEFYRTSGQANHAINYYKDAMHAEELEHEDVMLKLGEVLSLNGQFEEALIYYKKGIEQHQTLDGLFGYGVTAYQAQKYQTAISVLEDLKTMDPQYSTLYPVLAGAYKEEGAVEEALQTLESGIQLDEHNERLYEEAAQLAKNASKYDEAVNYYQELLRISPDNEDALKSFALLRLELEDYEGIIDLLGSRNDDDPELNWFLGKAYFEEDDMEQALKVYENANANFAEDPGFQKEYGEILWQLGKRDKALSHLKQSLALDPDNNELALFVERIEQDF; translated from the coding sequence ATGAACGAAATTGATACAGCGATCGCTCATGTCCAAAACGGCGATTATGAAAAAGGGATGGCCATCCTCAAACAAGTGGCTCAGACAGCTGATGACGATACGCTGTTTAATATAGCCCAACTTTACTTCGAATGGGGGCGTATACCCGAAGCTAAAGATATTCTTGAGCGATTATTGGTTAAACATCCTTATGACAGCAATCTGGTTTTGTTTAAAGCCGAAATAGAAATTGATGATGACAAAGAAGAAGAGGCTATTGATTTATTAACAAAGATTCATGAGCTTGATGAAAATTACTTAAGCGCTCAGCTATTGCTCGCTGATTTATACCAGCTTCAAGGATTGGAAGAAGCGGCTGAATCCCGTTTGAAGAAGGCCTATAAAATGGCACCTAATAATCCTGTCCTTTCTTATGCCTTGGGTGAATTTTACCGGACAAGCGGTCAAGCGAACCATGCTATCAATTATTATAAGGACGCAATGCATGCAGAAGAATTAGAACATGAAGATGTCATGCTGAAGCTGGGGGAAGTTTTAAGTCTTAACGGTCAGTTTGAAGAAGCACTAATTTATTATAAAAAAGGGATTGAGCAACATCAAACATTAGATGGCTTGTTCGGTTATGGTGTGACGGCTTATCAAGCACAAAAATATCAAACAGCCATTTCAGTGCTAGAAGATTTAAAAACAATGGATCCGCAATATAGTACATTGTATCCGGTGCTTGCCGGTGCTTATAAGGAAGAAGGGGCCGTGGAAGAAGCTTTACAAACATTAGAGTCCGGCATACAATTGGATGAACACAATGAACGCTTGTATGAAGAAGCTGCTCAACTCGCTAAGAACGCTTCCAAATATGATGAAGCCGTCAACTATTATCAGGAATTGCTTCGCATTAGCCCTGATAATGAGGACGCGCTAAAATCCTTTGCCTTGTTGCGGCTAGAGCTTGAGGACTATGAAGGAATCATTGATTTGCTTGGATCCAGAAATGACGATGATCCTGAATTAAATTGGTTTTTGGGTAAAGCATATTTTGAAGAAGATGACATGGAACAAGCGCTGAAGGTCTACGAAAATGCGAATGCTAATTTTGCTGAGGATCCCGGTTTTCAAAAGGAGTACGGCGAAATTCTTTGGCAACTTGGAAAGCGTGACAAAGCATTGAGTCATTTGAAACAATCATTGGCTCTGGACCCTGATAATAATGAATTGGCGTTATTTGTCGAAAGAATTGAGCAGGATTTTTAA
- a CDS encoding ReoY family proteolytic degradation factor: MEQVISADQKRSFLKWFLSHYQLKNRECVWLLNYMASDEQLLNLMKFVEDVSDCPRAMVITDTNMDKQPFLYKKQQIETTQPEKAFHDIRMDQDAPIYIQLNFIAPFQSPAFVAVLEENPFYEDHRDIGNWYGEAARDVLEYAEQHFQKERLYHAIDQALDQGDSKAFHHLTRQLKDLQ; encoded by the coding sequence TTGGAACAAGTTATAAGTGCTGATCAAAAACGTTCTTTTTTAAAGTGGTTTTTAAGCCACTACCAGTTAAAGAATCGTGAATGTGTATGGTTGTTAAATTATATGGCAAGCGATGAACAATTGCTTAATTTGATGAAGTTTGTTGAGGATGTATCTGATTGTCCAAGAGCAATGGTGATCACCGACACTAATATGGATAAGCAGCCATTTCTGTACAAAAAACAGCAAATCGAAACCACACAACCTGAAAAGGCTTTTCACGATATTCGAATGGATCAGGATGCACCCATCTATATTCAATTGAATTTTATTGCCCCATTCCAGTCGCCGGCTTTCGTGGCCGTATTGGAAGAGAACCCCTTTTATGAAGACCATCGCGATATCGGTAATTGGTATGGGGAAGCGGCTCGCGACGTATTGGAATATGCTGAGCAGCATTTTCAGAAAGAGAGGCTTTATCACGCGATTGATCAGGCACTGGATCAAGGCGACTCTAAAGCATTCCATCATTTAACCAGACAATTGAAAGATTTACAATAA